A segment of the Echinicola strongylocentroti genome:
ACTCGATCTCCAGAGAACCTTCACTGCCAGAAGTCCTGCGAAAGCTGGAAACCATCTACAAGGTTTCTATCGCTTATCCCTCAGACCTAGCCGACCAGAAATGGTCAACGGAATTCGCCCCGAATCGTGACCTTACCATTGACGAAAACCTTTCGAAGTTACTTAAAGATTCAGGGTTGAACTATCGTCAAGGTGTGGGGAGTTTTTACGTCGTCGTGAAAGAAGAGAACGTACCCAAGCCAAAGGAAACACTGTCTGCCACCGTAGCCCAAAAGGATGAAGCCTTGTTGGAAGAAATTACGGGCGTGGTAGTGGATGAGGAAGGCCTTCCTATCCCTGGAGCCAGTGTGCTTGTGAAAGGTACTATGGTGGGGAGTGTAACAGACCTTGACGGTAAATTCTCACTTGAAGTAGATGCACCTGATGAAGCGATTCTGGTGGTGTCATTTATAGGGTTTGAGAGCAAGGAGGTGACGATAGGCTCTGAGAGCAGTATGACCATCGTGATGAGCTCCAGTACCATGGCGCTTAATGAAGTAGTTGTAACGGCCTTTGGGCTCGAACGTGATAAGAAAGCTCTTGGCTATGCAGTGCAAAGTGTTAAGGGCAATGAGATCACTGAAGCGCAAAACCCCAATGTGGTCAATAGCTTATCAGGAAGGGTCGCTGGTGTTCAGATCAACAGTAACTCCATGCCGGGAAGTGGATCCCAGGTGATTATCCGGGGTTCATCCTCAGTGGCAGGGAATAACCAGCCGCTCGTGGTGGTGGATGGGGTTCCGTTGGACCAGACTTCTTCCCGTACTTATGGCAATGGCCTTTCAGAAATCAACCCAGATAATATCAAGGAGATGAACGTGCTCAAAGGAGCCACCGCTGCAGCCCTCTATGGATCGAGGGCTGCAAACGGTGTGATCATGGTTACTACCAAAGATGGTAGTGGGACCAAGGGCATCGGTGTTTCGATCAACTCAAACATGACATTTGACAACCCATTGGTCAAGCCTGATTTCCAGAATACCTATGGAGGTGGTTCAGGTTACAGGACTTACTATGTGGATGGACGAAATGGCTTCGATGAGCAAGGTGTCAGGGGTACTGCGGGAGTTGATGAAAGCTGGGGTGCGCCCATGGACGGAAGTTTAGTGCCTCTTTGGTATTCAGCGCCTGAACTGGTCCCGCTTACTCCTCAGCCAGACAACTGGGAGGATTTCTGGGAAACTGGAAAAACGGTATCCAATAATATTGCCATTTCGGGTGGCAATGATAAGGGTAATTTTCGGCTTTCTGTCGGTCGTTTGGATCAGAAAAGTATCATGTGGAACAACGATTACTACAGAAACAACTTCAAGCTGAACACGGGATACAACTTTACCGATAAGCTGAACGTGACCATCAGTGCTGAGTATATCAAATCAGGTTCTGATAATAGGAGGTTTTCCAGTAGCTCGGACTTTATTTGGTCCCACCGCCATACTGATTTTACTAAACTATTTAACTGGAGGGATTATTATGGCATCCAGCGGGAAACCTTCCGAGAAGGTGATGATTATCCCTATGCCAACTGGCAACATGAGTATTTTTCTAACCCTTATTTCTTACAGGAATATTACACCAATGCCAATGAAAAGGACCGCATGGTCGGAAATATTGCGGTGAATTACCAATTTAACGACGAACTCAGCTTGATGGTCCGTTCAGGTACAGACTTCTGGACGGATACAAGGCTGAACGTAACAGGAGTGGAGCGGACCAAGAACTTTGTCACCACAAAAGGGTCTTATACTGAAACAGTGCTCAGAAGTCAAGAAACCAACAGCGACTTTATCTTTACCTACGACAAGGAATTTTCCAATGCTTTTTCACTCAAGGCCCAAATGGGGGGGATCAACAGGACAAATTATTATAAGCGAAATTATGTGGACGTGACGGAATTGACCATCGATGGATTATATAACCTGAGCAATTATGCCAGCCCCGTCACGCCAGAAAGTACCATTCGCAAGCAGGAAGTGAACAGTTTGTTTGGTTCTGCCACATTCGGTTTTAATAACTACCTATTTCTTGATGTGACGGGGAGGAATGATTGGTCCAGTACCTTGCCAGTGGATAACAACTCCTTCTTTTACCCTTCAGTGGCCCTCAGTGCAGTGGTGGCTGATATTTTCAATGTGCAGAGCCGGGTGCTTTCATTTGCGAAGCTCCGGGCGAGCTGGGCGCAGGTGGGTAGCGATGCCAGTCCTTATATGCTCAGTCAAGTGTACAACTCTGAAGGACTTTGGGCGGGGACTACACCTACTTATGCCAACTCCAGTGAAATAGCCAATGTCAACCTAAAGCCAGAGATCACTACTGGTAAGGAAATAGGGCTGGATATGAGGTTCTTGGAAGGGCGAATTGGGGTGGACTTCACCTATTATCACCAGTCGACAACAAATCAGATATTGGCAGTAGCGATCTCTAGCTCATCAGGATACGCCAGCCAAGTACTCAATGCCGGAGAGATCACCAACAAGGGCGTCGAATTGATGGTGTATGGCACACCGATCAAATCGGAGGCAGGCTTGACTTGGGACATGTCCTTTAACTTTTCGAGAAACCGCAACTTAGTCGTAGAACTGGCGGAAGGGTTGGAAAACTACACCTTGGCAAGCCAAAACAGTTTGACGTCGGAAGCAAGGGTGGGACAGCCTTACGGAACATTGTATGGAAGAAGGTACCTAAGGTCGCCAGAAGGTGAAATCGTATACAGTGATGGTCTTCCCCAATTGGAGGCCGGAACCTATGCCTTGGGAAACATCCAGCCGGATTGGATGGGCGGATTTTCCAATAACTTCACCTATAGAAACTGGTCATTAGGTGCGTTGATAGATATTCGAATGGGTGGTGACTTGTTTGATGTAGGTACTGGTCTGGCACGTAAGACCGGACAATATGCCGAAACTGCCATAGGCAGGGAAGAAGGAGTGATCGGTGCAGGAGTGATGAACGTAGGCACAGAAGAATCTCCCGTGTATGTTCAGAATGACGTAATTGTGGATGCGGGGACTTTCTGGAATGCCCAAAACCCCAGGACCTATCACGAGGCAGGGATCTTTGATGGAAGCTATGTAAAATTGAGGGAGCTTACCTTGGGATATTCTTTTCCTAAAAACTTCCTAGGTAATAATTTCATCCAGTCCATGAAGCTATCTGCTGTGGGTCGGAACTTGGCTATTCTGTTCAAAAATCACCCCCACATGGATCCTCAGGTGGATATGAAAGGTGGCAATGCCCAAGGGTTTTCCTATGGTGAGCAGCCTTCTACCAGAAGTGTAGGTTTTAACCTCAACGTCACTTTTTGATCCTGTGTAACCCCTTAAAAAAAACGTGCTATGAAGAAAAGTCTAACAAAATTATATGCCCTTTTCATGATTCCTGCAGCTGGTCTGATACTGAATAGCTGTACTGGAGATTTTGAAGAGATGAATGTGGATCCGAACAACCCGACGAGTATATCGCCGGCCTTATTATTGCCCAATGCCATTCAAGTGTCGGTGGACCGTTATTGGGGACACAGTACGCGATTTGAGCGATTGAATATCGACGCGGCGATGTGCTGGATGCAGCACTTGGCCAGAAATATCTATATCAATGTCGAAGGAGATAGCTATGAGATACCACTTACGGTGTCCTCAGGAACCTGGGATGCACTCTACAATGATGCATTGGTGAATTTCGAAAGTGTTCAGCGTCTGTCCGGACCAGGAAGTGAATTCGAAAACAGCAATTATTACGGTGTGGCTTTGGTGATGAAGGCATTTACGTTTTCCTATATGACGGATGTTTTTGGCCCGATTCCTTACTCTGAGGCGCTCAAAGGAACAGCCGAAGACCCCATCAACTCACCCAAGTATGATTCTATGGAGGAGATCTATGCTGGATTGATAGAGGATTTGAGACTGGCCAATGAAAGCCTCAGTACCGATGGCCCTGCTATTTCGGGGGATATTCTATTCGATGGAGATGTCATGCGCTGGAAGAAGTTTGCGAACTCCCTACGCCTGAAACTGGCCAACCACCAAGCAGCCCAGAAACCAGCTGAATCTCAATCAGTGATGGCTGAAATCCTGGGAGACCCTGCTACTTATCCTGTTTTTACAAGCAATGGAGATTTTGCCCAGCTGATTCATGTAGATGTAATCGGCAGCAGGAACAAGATGTTTGATGTGTTCTCTACCCGTTCTGACTGGAATATCAGCCAGACGCTGATCAATATGCTCTTGGAACTCGATGATGAAAGGATCACCGTATATGCACAGCCTTTGGCAGATGGTTCCTATGCAGGACTTCCCAATGGGCTTACGGATGCGGCTGCAGGTAACTATTCCGCCAGTACTATTGGGGCCAAGTTCTTGGACCCTACCGCTCCGAGTATTTTGATGAGTTATGCCGAATTGCTTTTTATCGAAGCCGAAGCAGCATTGGATGGGGATATCGACGGAGATCCTGCGGCATTATTGGAAGAGGCCATAGCCGCTTCTTTTGACCAACATGATTTGGAAATGCCAGCAGATTATATGTCTCGGATAGGAGAGGTGGACAAGGAAACCATCATGACTCAAAAATGGCTGGCCTTATTTGGTCAAGGAGTAGAAGCGTGGACGGAGTACAGAAGAACAGGCTATCCGGTGTTTCCACCACCCAATCCTGATGCAGTATTCTATAATGAAGGAGTGCTGCCAACAAGGCTAGAATACCCTACTTCCGAATACTCGCTAAACAAAGCGGCACTGGACGAGGGCTTGAGGCTGCTGGGAGGGGAAGACAATATGCGGGTACCACTTTGGTGGGCAGAGTGATGTCCAAAGGGTAGTGTTCACAGTTTAATAACATTCTAAATTCTGAAATCATGAAAAATAAAACATATAAAATATGGGCAGTGCTATTGGCGTGTCTGCCCTTGCTGTTCTCATGTGAAGATGCCGTAGAATTGGCCACTCCCAATGTGGCCTCACCGGTATTGGTGGTGGTAGATGGAGGTGCTTTTCCGTCTGATAGCGAGGTGACTGTCACGGCAAAATTCATGGAGCTGGACAAGACTGGTATTCTGGATAATACTGTTGGGATTGATTCGATCCCAGTGAGTGATCTGGAAGTTACGGTTTTTATCAACCAGACCGAAGAAGTGTCCACTGTGGTGACCGATGGAGGGGGTGAGGCTGGTTTAAGCGTGAGTTGGGCAGCACTCGGGCTGGAGGTTCCTGGCAGTGGGGATCAGGTGAGGCTGGAATTTGCTGGGACGCACGATAATATAGCTTTTAGAAAATACCACACGGTAAGAGTTGAATAACTATGTGCATCAAAGATTAGTTAGTGATTAGTAATGGGTAATTCTATAGGTCAAAAACCTGGACGGTACAGCTGTTCAGGTTTTTTTTATTTGAACCCAGAATATCAATGTCGTTTAGTTACTGTGTATCTGGAAAATATGGGTTCTATATTTTTTCCTTGGGCAGTTATTTTTCTAGCTAAATTCCTAGGTGGTTTTCATCTCTTTACCTTTGTTACTTTTTTGCTTCAGGTCAAAAAAGTAACCAAAAAACCCCGCCGCTGTGCATCTATTGGCCTAAAATTAAAACCTTCCCTCATGCAGGCAAACTCCTCCTTTTTAGCAGCCAACATTCTTTTTGGCCAGCATTTCGTCAAACAAGCCTGCCTTTTTGCCCGCCCACTTTTTAATTTCTTAACGCCCAATACCTGCAAGGCGGATTCAGTTAATAAGTCCCAAAAAGGTGTTGTTTCCATATGACGGCCCTTGGTATGCCTGTTTTCCAGCCGATGGTGGAGGCCGTTAAGAAAGGGAGTTAGCTCGCGTCGTGGAACAGCGAGACCCACTCACTTTTAGGTCGTAGCCATCGGGTGGAAATTAAAATGGGTGACGGATCTCGGTCGCAGGGTAAATCCATGTTCCATTTTAAAGGGCAGACCACCGGCCTAGATTTTTTTCTTTCTTTTTTCATCAATAGCCTGCCCCGAAGGCTTTCGGGGGAAAAAAGGAAAAGGATAAAATCCACCAAGATGATTAGGTTTCTCCAGCCAAAGTCAATCAAAAAAAGGACTTTTATGTATATGAAAAGGAGGAAATGCCCTTAACTAAACGACA
Coding sequences within it:
- a CDS encoding SusC/RagA family TonB-linked outer membrane protein, producing the protein MLNTFTKRLVVLLVACMAVEETKAQLLAEFAQVPDRYSISREPSLPEVLRKLETIYKVSIAYPSDLADQKWSTEFAPNRDLTIDENLSKLLKDSGLNYRQGVGSFYVVVKEENVPKPKETLSATVAQKDEALLEEITGVVVDEEGLPIPGASVLVKGTMVGSVTDLDGKFSLEVDAPDEAILVVSFIGFESKEVTIGSESSMTIVMSSSTMALNEVVVTAFGLERDKKALGYAVQSVKGNEITEAQNPNVVNSLSGRVAGVQINSNSMPGSGSQVIIRGSSSVAGNNQPLVVVDGVPLDQTSSRTYGNGLSEINPDNIKEMNVLKGATAAALYGSRAANGVIMVTTKDGSGTKGIGVSINSNMTFDNPLVKPDFQNTYGGGSGYRTYYVDGRNGFDEQGVRGTAGVDESWGAPMDGSLVPLWYSAPELVPLTPQPDNWEDFWETGKTVSNNIAISGGNDKGNFRLSVGRLDQKSIMWNNDYYRNNFKLNTGYNFTDKLNVTISAEYIKSGSDNRRFSSSSDFIWSHRHTDFTKLFNWRDYYGIQRETFREGDDYPYANWQHEYFSNPYFLQEYYTNANEKDRMVGNIAVNYQFNDELSLMVRSGTDFWTDTRLNVTGVERTKNFVTTKGSYTETVLRSQETNSDFIFTYDKEFSNAFSLKAQMGGINRTNYYKRNYVDVTELTIDGLYNLSNYASPVTPESTIRKQEVNSLFGSATFGFNNYLFLDVTGRNDWSSTLPVDNNSFFYPSVALSAVVADIFNVQSRVLSFAKLRASWAQVGSDASPYMLSQVYNSEGLWAGTTPTYANSSEIANVNLKPEITTGKEIGLDMRFLEGRIGVDFTYYHQSTTNQILAVAISSSSGYASQVLNAGEITNKGVELMVYGTPIKSEAGLTWDMSFNFSRNRNLVVELAEGLENYTLASQNSLTSEARVGQPYGTLYGRRYLRSPEGEIVYSDGLPQLEAGTYALGNIQPDWMGGFSNNFTYRNWSLGALIDIRMGGDLFDVGTGLARKTGQYAETAIGREEGVIGAGVMNVGTEESPVYVQNDVIVDAGTFWNAQNPRTYHEAGIFDGSYVKLRELTLGYSFPKNFLGNNFIQSMKLSAVGRNLAILFKNHPHMDPQVDMKGGNAQGFSYGEQPSTRSVGFNLNVTF
- a CDS encoding SusD/RagB family nutrient-binding outer membrane lipoprotein — its product is MKKSLTKLYALFMIPAAGLILNSCTGDFEEMNVDPNNPTSISPALLLPNAIQVSVDRYWGHSTRFERLNIDAAMCWMQHLARNIYINVEGDSYEIPLTVSSGTWDALYNDALVNFESVQRLSGPGSEFENSNYYGVALVMKAFTFSYMTDVFGPIPYSEALKGTAEDPINSPKYDSMEEIYAGLIEDLRLANESLSTDGPAISGDILFDGDVMRWKKFANSLRLKLANHQAAQKPAESQSVMAEILGDPATYPVFTSNGDFAQLIHVDVIGSRNKMFDVFSTRSDWNISQTLINMLLELDDERITVYAQPLADGSYAGLPNGLTDAAAGNYSASTIGAKFLDPTAPSILMSYAELLFIEAEAALDGDIDGDPAALLEEAIAASFDQHDLEMPADYMSRIGEVDKETIMTQKWLALFGQGVEAWTEYRRTGYPVFPPPNPDAVFYNEGVLPTRLEYPTSEYSLNKAALDEGLRLLGGEDNMRVPLWWAE